A DNA window from Pseudomonas tohonis contains the following coding sequences:
- a CDS encoding glycoside hydrolase family 19 protein: MRKIEHLLLQLSPNARPDAGVFISALDQALPLFSISTPVRQSAFLAQCAHESAGFSRLAENLNYSAAGLAATWPGRFRGADGQPNALARAYQRRPVVIANHVYANRMGNGSEESGDGWRYRGRGLLQITGRGMYQRCGEALGLPLLEQPDLLLQPEPAVLSAAWFWQFNGLNALADAGDLEGITRRINGGLNGLAERKALWLKAREALE, from the coding sequence ATGAGAAAAATTGAACATCTTCTACTGCAGTTATCTCCTAACGCCCGCCCCGATGCGGGCGTTTTCATTTCTGCCCTTGACCAGGCTCTGCCGCTCTTCTCCATCTCAACCCCCGTCCGCCAATCCGCCTTCCTGGCCCAGTGCGCCCATGAGTCCGCTGGCTTCTCCCGTCTTGCGGAGAACCTCAACTACAGCGCAGCAGGCCTTGCGGCCACCTGGCCTGGGCGGTTCCGGGGTGCCGATGGGCAACCCAATGCGCTGGCGCGGGCCTACCAGAGGCGGCCGGTGGTGATCGCCAATCATGTCTATGCCAATCGCATGGGCAATGGCTCGGAGGAGTCGGGTGATGGTTGGCGTTATCGGGGCAGGGGGCTGTTGCAGATCACCGGGCGTGGCATGTACCAGCGTTGCGGGGAGGCCTTGGGCCTGCCGCTGCTGGAGCAACCGGATCTACTGCTGCAGCCGGAGCCGGCGGTGCTGTCCGCCGCCTGGTTCTGGCAATTCAATGGGCTGAATGCTCTGGCCGATGCCGGCGACTTGGAAGGCATCACCCGCCGAATCAATGGCGGGCTGAACGGCTTGGCCGAGCGCAAGGCGCTTTGGCTCAAGGCCAGGGAGGCACTGGAATGA
- a CDS encoding DUF4376 domain-containing protein — MKFFRNTQSGEVFAYEKDGSQDHLISKELVPMTAAEVELHINPVRQPTAADVDVERDRRMTAGFEFQGTLFQSRPSDHENIIGAAQLAFMAVAGGARPGNLRWSDPNQDFTWIAADNSQVPMDAPTVVDLGKAVIARKQALIHAGRQLKDMETIPGDYVDDKWWP, encoded by the coding sequence ATGAAATTCTTTCGAAATACCCAGAGTGGCGAGGTTTTCGCCTACGAAAAAGACGGTTCCCAGGATCACCTGATCAGCAAGGAACTGGTTCCCATGACCGCCGCTGAAGTCGAGTTGCATATCAACCCGGTCCGGCAGCCGACTGCAGCCGATGTAGATGTCGAGCGTGACCGTCGCATGACTGCTGGCTTCGAGTTCCAGGGCACTCTGTTCCAGTCCAGGCCGAGTGACCACGAGAATATTATCGGGGCTGCCCAGCTGGCTTTCATGGCCGTGGCCGGAGGCGCCAGGCCGGGCAACCTGCGCTGGTCGGACCCGAACCAGGACTTCACCTGGATCGCGGCCGACAACAGCCAGGTGCCCATGGATGCCCCGACTGTCGTGGATCTTGGCAAGGCAGTGATCGCTCGCAAGCAGGCACTTATCCATGCGGGGCGCCAGTTGAAGGATATGGAGACGATCCCCGGTGACTACGTCGATGACAAGTGGTGGCCGTGA
- a CDS encoding tail fiber protein, protein MTQYNRPNEMVFASGAKPGELESFPDITRGWGVTFDQTTGIPPMEWFNALFKRSDEAVRYLLQRGIAEWSNTEDYPVDAHVQEGGKIWKAKVGSVGKRPSLNPTEWVETALTREALKTLIQEQLGGGTINFGQWQWSSATSGGVANGYLALNTTNPADATSLLIAKSSAEGLDYSRIVGLLRAGDTLCVQSRSGGTVAHRFRVTGDLVDSGSYRSVPVVYVSGAGGTPTANTPLQVLMTPAGGTVPAASTTDSQTDFNAVLEPGWYPRLLGGAAGARNANHPDGQAAMQKGSGTTNYYWLLVVRYSSNLIQVALPYVSGADTSLVTMKFRLLGGGIWSPWRSILHADNTQGTGLPAASVMWWSFRSSIPAGWAPADGQLLSRALYPDVWATVSEGKVPKTTEALWSSDPSQRGMFTEGDGSTTFRMPDYNGKAAGSLGALFMRGDGALSSGTPGLIQGDAIRNITGAGAKIVGSAPLGAFSAESVGNSPVGASGGALLSFDASRVVPTAAENRPLNTAGCWIIRMGGGIANSGTIDAAALSTTYATLVTRVEALEARPRTIGEGQAWQDLKATRATNTTYTNTTGRSIAVSVALYDNGSYASSIYVNGVVIGWWDQPTAITYTQTFLVPPGATYMVSGNAGSPSGNTLQYWAELR, encoded by the coding sequence ATGACTCAATACAATCGCCCCAACGAAATGGTCTTTGCTTCGGGTGCCAAACCCGGAGAGCTGGAAAGCTTCCCCGATATCACTCGAGGCTGGGGGGTGACCTTCGACCAGACCACCGGCATCCCGCCAATGGAGTGGTTCAACGCCTTGTTCAAGCGCAGCGACGAAGCCGTGCGCTATCTGCTGCAACGCGGGATTGCCGAGTGGTCCAACACTGAGGACTACCCGGTTGATGCCCATGTGCAGGAAGGCGGCAAGATCTGGAAGGCGAAGGTGGGCAGTGTTGGAAAGCGGCCGTCCCTCAACCCGACCGAGTGGGTCGAGACTGCGCTGACTCGAGAGGCTCTGAAAACGCTGATCCAGGAGCAGCTGGGTGGCGGCACCATCAACTTCGGCCAGTGGCAGTGGAGCAGTGCCACCTCGGGTGGCGTAGCCAACGGTTACCTGGCGCTGAACACCACCAACCCGGCCGATGCCACATCGTTGCTGATCGCCAAGTCCAGCGCCGAAGGCCTGGACTACAGCCGCATCGTGGGCCTCTTGCGGGCTGGCGACACTCTCTGCGTCCAGAGCCGTTCAGGTGGCACTGTTGCTCACCGCTTCCGCGTCACTGGGGACTTGGTGGACAGCGGCTCCTATCGCTCGGTGCCGGTGGTCTACGTGAGTGGAGCAGGTGGCACGCCGACGGCCAATACGCCGCTCCAGGTACTGATGACGCCGGCTGGCGGTACTGTTCCAGCGGCCAGCACGACGGACTCGCAAACCGATTTCAACGCAGTACTTGAACCGGGTTGGTATCCCCGGCTGCTGGGGGGCGCTGCTGGTGCGAGGAACGCCAACCACCCTGATGGTCAGGCAGCCATGCAGAAGGGGAGCGGTACGACCAATTACTACTGGTTGCTGGTGGTTCGCTACTCCTCAAACCTGATCCAGGTTGCACTGCCCTATGTGAGTGGCGCCGACACTTCGTTGGTGACGATGAAGTTTCGTCTTCTGGGTGGCGGCATCTGGTCTCCCTGGCGTTCGATTCTGCATGCAGACAACACGCAGGGAACGGGTTTGCCCGCCGCTTCGGTGATGTGGTGGTCCTTCCGCAGTTCCATTCCTGCCGGCTGGGCGCCGGCAGATGGCCAGCTGCTGAGTCGGGCTCTGTATCCCGATGTCTGGGCGACGGTGAGCGAAGGAAAAGTGCCTAAAACAACCGAAGCACTCTGGAGCAGTGATCCATCTCAGCGGGGCATGTTCACGGAAGGCGATGGGAGTACAACGTTCCGCATGCCCGACTACAACGGCAAGGCGGCGGGGTCGCTTGGGGCTCTGTTTATGCGCGGTGATGGTGCGCTTTCCAGCGGCACTCCGGGTTTGATCCAAGGAGACGCTATTCGAAACATAACCGGCGCTGGGGCGAAAATTGTCGGTTCAGCTCCTTTAGGCGCATTCAGTGCTGAGAGTGTCGGTAATAGCCCGGTTGGGGCCTCTGGCGGGGCACTCCTGAGCTTTGATGCATCCCGCGTTGTGCCTACTGCTGCCGAAAACCGTCCTCTGAACACGGCTGGCTGCTGGATCATCAGGATGGGCGGTGGTATCGCTAACTCAGGCACTATCGACGCTGCAGCGCTGTCCACAACCTACGCGACTCTGGTAACGCGTGTGGAGGCTCTTGAAGCCCGCCCGCGCACTATTGGAGAGGGCCAGGCTTGGCAGGATCTGAAGGCAACTCGTGCCACCAATACAACCTATACGAACACTACCGGGCGTTCGATAGCAGTGAGTGTCGCCCTATACGACAACGGTTCTTACGCCTCCTCCATATACGTCAATGGTGTGGTGATCGGTTGGTGGGATCAACCTACCGCTATTACATACACCCAGACATTCCTCGTCCCTCCGGGAGCGACCTACATGGTGAGTGGCAATGCTGGGTCGCCGAGCGGCAATACTCTCCAATATTGGGCGGAGCTTCGCTAA
- a CDS encoding phage tail protein, translating into MTQYTRPDELVFASGAKPGELQSFPDIPRGWGVTFDQTTGVPPMEWFNALFKRSDEAVRYLLQRGIGEWSTTEDYPTGAHVQEGGKVWKAKAANVGKRPSINPTEWVETALTRDALKTLIQEQLGGGTLNFGQWLWSAATSGAPASGYLALNNSTPANATALLIAKSSNEGLDYSRGLGILRAGDTICFQSRDGGSVVHRFRVTGELVDSGTYRSVPVTYVGGAGGVPAANASLQVLLTPAGASDAGMPVLSVQWWMSRSSIPAGSAPADGQLLSRALYPDVWAAIRDGKVPKTTEAIWSSDTSRRGMFTEGDGSTTFRMPDYNGKAAGSIGALFQRGDGGLSAAVAGVIQRDAFQGHWHYHQYSTAYTGYGNAGAGWVSNISSGYRDGTTETAGDAFITNSAPDGVNGVPRTAAETRPVNVTGCWIIKMGNNVANAGTIDAAALSSSHAALITRVDSLEARPRAPGDGQTWQNLTTSRVSGTTYTNTTGRPIVVHASMRNGAITAICNGLTLTDGGFHAAFVVPNGGTYSIIFTNTVNAVWAELR; encoded by the coding sequence ATGACGCAATACACCCGTCCCGACGAACTGGTCTTCGCTTCCGGCGCCAAGCCGGGTGAGCTCCAGAGCTTCCCCGACATCCCCCGCGGCTGGGGGGTGACCTTCGACCAGACCACCGGCGTTCCGCCGATGGAATGGTTCAACGCCCTGTTCAAGCGCAGCGATGAAGCCGTGCGCTACCTGCTGCAACGCGGCATCGGCGAGTGGTCCACCACCGAGGACTACCCGACCGGCGCCCACGTGCAGGAGGGCGGCAAGGTGTGGAAGGCGAAGGCGGCGAACGTTGGTAAGCGGCCGTCGATCAACCCCACCGAGTGGGTGGAGACGGCGCTGACCCGTGATGCCCTGAAGACACTGATTCAGGAGCAGCTAGGGGGCGGGACCCTGAACTTCGGCCAATGGCTGTGGAGCGCTGCAACCTCTGGCGCGCCGGCCAGCGGCTACCTCGCGTTGAATAATTCAACTCCGGCCAATGCCACGGCGCTGCTGATCGCCAAGTCCAGCAACGAAGGGCTGGACTACAGCCGGGGCCTCGGCATCCTGCGGGCCGGGGACACCATCTGCTTCCAGAGTCGCGATGGCGGCAGTGTGGTCCACCGTTTCCGTGTCACCGGGGAACTGGTGGACAGCGGGACCTATCGCTCGGTGCCGGTGACTTACGTCGGCGGGGCGGGTGGCGTGCCGGCGGCGAATGCTTCGCTGCAGGTGTTGCTGACGCCGGCGGGGGCTTCGGATGCGGGCATGCCTGTGCTCTCTGTCCAGTGGTGGATGAGCCGCAGCAGCATCCCCGCTGGCAGTGCGCCGGCGGACGGCCAACTGCTCAGCCGTGCTCTGTATCCCGATGTGTGGGCGGCCATCCGGGACGGTAAGGTCCCCAAGACCACCGAAGCGATCTGGAGCAGCGATACATCGCGGCGTGGCATGTTCACCGAGGGTGATGGCAGCACCACATTCCGTATGCCCGACTACAACGGCAAGGCCGCGGGGTCGATCGGGGCGCTATTCCAGAGGGGGGATGGTGGATTGTCGGCGGCCGTCGCCGGCGTGATCCAGCGTGATGCTTTCCAGGGACACTGGCACTACCACCAATACAGTACGGCTTACACGGGCTACGGCAATGCGGGGGCCGGTTGGGTGTCCAACATCTCCTCTGGCTACAGAGACGGCACCACGGAGACCGCGGGAGATGCGTTCATCACCAATTCCGCTCCCGATGGTGTAAACGGCGTGCCACGTACTGCTGCAGAGACCCGTCCGGTCAACGTCACTGGTTGCTGGATCATCAAGATGGGCAACAACGTTGCCAATGCGGGGACCATTGATGCTGCGGCGCTGTCCTCGTCTCACGCTGCGTTGATCACTCGCGTGGACTCTCTGGAGGCTCGGCCCCGGGCTCCGGGTGATGGACAGACTTGGCAGAACCTGACTACCAGCCGAGTTTCCGGCACCACCTATACCAACACGACCGGGCGGCCGATCGTCGTGCATGCCAGCATGCGCAACGGCGCTATTACTGCTATTTGCAACGGCTTGACATTAACGGACGGCGGCTTTCATGCGGCCTTTGTTGTTCCAAATGGTGGTACTTATTCGATCATTTTTACTAATACTGTGAACGCAGTTTGGGCGGAGCTTCGCTAA
- the phnN gene encoding phosphonate metabolism protein/1,5-bisphosphokinase (PRPP-forming) PhnN, producing the protein MKGRLIYLIGPSGSGKDSLLDAAREPLSRSGCHIVRRVITRSAEAVGEAAEAVSPERFAEMERSGAFAMSWHANGLSYGIPTQIDEWLAAGEDVLVNGSRGYLAEALKRYPDLQAILLTVEMDVLRRRLQARGREPAEEIEARLARNARFTESLQEEGGAALSILDNSGPLEQTLQRLLQLLDRPRS; encoded by the coding sequence ATGAAAGGCAGGCTGATCTATCTCATCGGACCCTCAGGCTCAGGCAAGGACAGCCTGCTCGATGCCGCCCGCGAGCCGCTCTCCAGGAGTGGCTGCCACATCGTGCGGCGCGTGATCACCCGCTCGGCCGAGGCGGTGGGCGAGGCGGCGGAGGCGGTGAGCCCCGAGCGTTTCGCGGAGATGGAGCGGAGCGGCGCCTTCGCCATGAGCTGGCACGCCAACGGGCTGTCGTACGGCATCCCGACGCAGATAGATGAATGGCTGGCGGCGGGGGAGGATGTCCTGGTCAATGGCTCCAGGGGTTATCTGGCGGAGGCCTTGAAGCGCTATCCGGACCTGCAGGCCATCCTGTTGACGGTGGAGATGGACGTCCTGCGCCGGCGCTTGCAGGCCCGGGGTCGCGAGCCCGCCGAGGAGATAGAAGCGCGCCTGGCACGCAACGCCCGCTTCACCGAGTCCCTGCAAGAGGAGGGTGGTGCCGCCCTGTCGATCCTCGACAACTCCGGCCCCCTGGAGCAGACCCTGCAACGCCTGCTGCAACTGCTCGATCGGCCTCGGTCCTGA
- a CDS encoding DUF4124 domain-containing protein encodes MRTPLCTLPLLLYIALESPPLAASIYRCEDAHGHVTFTQLGCPDDELVEVRERIESMQDSQALLPPAKVERITRSTRKEQAEKPREIEVVGERQDGCGNRIVGQERRQTMVRKQVRTGMTRSDVDSMLGKPDKISRTNGQTRYHYVAKKGKGRSQLVTFDEHDCVKGGR; translated from the coding sequence ATGCGCACCCCGCTCTGCACACTGCCGCTTCTGCTCTATATCGCTCTCGAAAGCCCGCCGCTGGCGGCCTCCATCTACCGCTGCGAGGACGCACACGGGCACGTCACCTTCACCCAGTTGGGTTGCCCTGATGACGAACTGGTGGAAGTGCGGGAACGAATCGAATCCATGCAGGACAGCCAGGCGCTGTTGCCACCGGCGAAGGTGGAGCGGATCACGCGAAGCACACGGAAGGAACAGGCTGAGAAGCCCAGGGAAATAGAAGTAGTTGGGGAGAGACAGGATGGCTGCGGCAACCGCATCGTCGGCCAGGAACGGCGCCAGACGATGGTGCGCAAACAGGTGAGGACGGGCATGACCCGGAGCGACGTGGACAGCATGCTGGGTAAGCCGGACAAGATCAGCCGTACCAACGGACAGACCCGCTATCACTATGTCGCGAAGAAGGGAAAAGGACGCAGCCAGCTCGTCACGTTCGACGAGCATGACTGCGTTAAAGGCGGGCGCTGA
- a CDS encoding DUF2612 domain-containing protein — MSYDRLLIWQYQGKPRAAATAELLSRQFGDTWQGLAALPEALDIDNAEGVNLDLVGKHVGQGRVLPGLAPRSLFGFQGVAGAKGFGKGKWYRMGDPLGDSAVLDDDDYRFLIRCRIARNYQLGTIEDISAALRFIFSSETVVFDQYDMSLTVVIRTDQVSDFKRYALNTLDILPRPAGVRIQFYVAVPQRAFGFRGAPGALGFNQGKFARFL, encoded by the coding sequence ATGAGCTACGACCGCCTGCTGATCTGGCAGTACCAGGGCAAGCCCCGGGCCGCCGCCACCGCCGAACTGCTCTCGCGACAGTTCGGCGATACCTGGCAAGGGCTGGCGGCGCTCCCCGAGGCACTGGACATCGACAACGCCGAAGGCGTGAACCTCGACCTGGTCGGCAAGCATGTCGGCCAGGGCCGGGTGCTCCCCGGCCTGGCCCCGCGCAGCCTGTTCGGCTTCCAGGGCGTGGCCGGCGCCAAGGGCTTCGGCAAGGGCAAGTGGTACCGCATGGGCGACCCGCTCGGCGACTCGGCGGTGCTCGATGACGACGACTACCGCTTCCTCATCCGCTGCCGCATCGCCCGCAACTACCAGCTCGGCACCATCGAAGACATCAGCGCGGCGCTGCGCTTCATCTTCAGCAGCGAAACGGTGGTCTTCGACCAGTACGACATGAGCCTGACGGTGGTCATCCGCACCGACCAGGTCAGCGACTTCAAGCGCTATGCGCTGAACACCCTGGACATCCTGCCGCGCCCGGCCGGTGTCCGCATCCAGTTCTACGTCGCAGTGCCCCAGCGGGCATTCGGCTTCCGTGGCGCCCCGGGCGCCCTCGGCTTCAACCAAGGAAAATTCGCGAGGTTCCTATGA
- a CDS encoding PA3371 family protein — MSKSAVLFLFISLLLTLTLWLEPWQATWPAAAVKVALGASGVLLLVALMVGKRVKFDPVLR; from the coding sequence ATGTCGAAGTCAGCCGTGCTGTTCCTGTTCATCAGCCTGCTGCTCACCCTGACCCTATGGCTGGAACCCTGGCAGGCCACGTGGCCGGCTGCAGCGGTGAAGGTGGCACTGGGCGCCAGCGGGGTGCTGCTGCTGGTGGCACTGATGGTAGGCAAGCGGGTTAAGTTCGACCCGGTATTGCGCTGA
- a CDS encoding Arc family DNA-binding protein, which yields MRPMKQAIYSSRTADKFVVRLPEGMRERIADVARNHHRSMNSEIIARLEQSMLQEGALDEGLSMRLDSPELSLHERELLQRFRQLSRRQQNALVALIAHDAELAAEEA from the coding sequence ATGCGCCCTATGAAACAGGCTATTTACTCCAGCCGCACAGCTGACAAGTTCGTCGTCCGTCTGCCAGAAGGCATGCGCGAGCGCATCGCCGATGTGGCGCGTAACCATCACCGCAGCATGAACTCCGAGATCATCGCCCGCCTCGAGCAGAGCATGCTCCAGGAAGGCGCTCTGGACGAAGGTTTGTCCATGCGCTTGGACAGCCCAGAGCTGTCGTTGCACGAGCGCGAACTGCTGCAACGCTTCCGCCAGCTTTCCCGTCGCCAGCAGAATGCGCTGGTTGCGTTGATCGCCCACGATGCCGAACTCGCCGCCGAAGAAGCCTGA
- the mgtE gene encoding magnesium transporter, translating to MTEVEVRKSQESLQDRLAQVVDLLHRHKLVEDLTHRQEGQHQDLVENLVHRQNLAELQRKLDELHPADIAHILEALPLDDRLTVWQLVKAERDGDILLEVSDAVRENLIADMDDHELLAAAKEMDADELADLAPELPRDVIHELMETLDAQQRERVRSALSYEEDQVGALMDFEMVTIREDVTLEVVLRYLRRLKELPGHTDKLFVVDYDGILKGVLPIKRLLVNDPDKQVAEVMASDPVSFHPDEDAYDAAQAFERYDLISAPVVDKNGKLIGRLTIDEIVDLIREESETEVLNMAGLREEEDIFASVWKSVGNRWAWLAVNLVTAFIASRVIGLFEGSIEKLVALAALMPIVAGIGGNSGNQTITMIVRAMALDQVSTGNTSRLMRKELAVALVNGLVWGGVIGLVAYYLYDSWSLGAVMTGAMTLNLLLAALMGVLIPMTLVRLGRDPAMGSSVMITAMTDSGGFFIFLGLATVFLL from the coding sequence ATGACCGAAGTAGAAGTAAGAAAGTCGCAAGAAAGCCTGCAGGACCGCCTCGCTCAGGTGGTCGATCTGCTGCATCGGCACAAGCTGGTCGAAGACCTGACCCACCGTCAGGAAGGCCAGCACCAGGATCTCGTCGAGAACCTCGTCCATCGCCAGAACCTCGCCGAGCTGCAACGCAAGCTCGATGAGCTGCACCCGGCCGACATCGCCCACATCCTCGAAGCCCTGCCGCTCGACGATCGCCTGACCGTCTGGCAACTGGTCAAGGCCGAGCGCGACGGCGACATCCTCCTTGAAGTCTCGGACGCGGTCCGCGAGAACCTGATCGCCGACATGGACGATCACGAATTGCTCGCCGCCGCCAAGGAGATGGACGCGGACGAGCTGGCCGACCTCGCACCCGAGCTGCCTCGCGACGTGATCCACGAGCTGATGGAGACGCTGGACGCCCAGCAGCGCGAGCGCGTGCGTTCCGCCCTGTCCTATGAAGAGGACCAGGTGGGTGCGCTGATGGACTTCGAGATGGTCACCATCCGTGAGGACGTGACCCTGGAAGTGGTGCTGCGCTACCTGCGTCGCCTCAAGGAGTTGCCGGGCCATACCGACAAGCTCTTCGTGGTGGATTACGACGGCATCCTCAAGGGTGTGCTGCCGATCAAGCGCCTGTTGGTGAATGACCCCGACAAGCAGGTCGCCGAGGTGATGGCCAGCGATCCGGTGAGCTTCCACCCGGACGAGGATGCCTACGACGCCGCCCAGGCGTTCGAGCGTTACGACCTGATTTCTGCGCCGGTGGTGGACAAGAACGGCAAGCTGATCGGCCGCCTGACCATCGACGAGATCGTCGACCTGATCCGCGAGGAGAGCGAAACGGAAGTCCTGAACATGGCCGGTCTGCGCGAGGAGGAAGACATCTTCGCCTCGGTGTGGAAGTCGGTCGGCAACCGCTGGGCCTGGCTGGCCGTCAACCTGGTCACCGCCTTCATCGCCTCGCGGGTGATCGGCCTGTTCGAAGGCTCGATCGAGAAGCTGGTGGCATTGGCGGCACTGATGCCCATCGTGGCGGGCATCGGCGGCAACTCCGGCAACCAGACCATCACCATGATCGTCCGCGCCATGGCGCTGGACCAGGTCAGCACTGGCAACACCTCGCGCCTGATGCGCAAGGAGCTGGCCGTGGCGTTGGTCAACGGCCTGGTGTGGGGCGGGGTGATCGGCCTGGTCGCCTACTACCTCTATGACAGCTGGTCCCTGGGGGCGGTGATGACTGGAGCGATGACGCTCAACCTGCTGCTTGCCGCCCTGATGGGCGTGCTGATCCCGATGACCCTGGTTCGCCTGGGGCGGGACCCTGCCATGGGTTCCAGCGTGATGATCACCGCCATGACCGACAGCGGCGGCTTCTTCATCTTCCTGGGGCTCGCGACCGTTTTCCTGCTCTAG
- a CDS encoding DUF4376 domain-containing protein codes for MKYFRHIKNGAVFAYEQDGSQDQLIAQELVPMSAGEVEAHLNPTRRPRPVDVDVERDRRIKDGIQFEGYLFQSRSADHSNIIEAAQLAFMAMANGISPGNLRWFDPERDFVWIAVDNSRVPMDAPTVVALAKAVAERKQSLIYAGRRLKDMEIIPSDYTDDKWWG; via the coding sequence ATGAAATATTTTCGACATATAAAAAATGGGGCGGTTTTCGCTTATGAGCAAGATGGTTCCCAAGATCAACTGATCGCTCAGGAGCTTGTTCCCATGAGTGCCGGTGAGGTCGAGGCCCATCTGAACCCAACTCGGCGACCGAGACCGGTCGATGTAGACGTCGAGCGCGATCGCCGCATTAAGGATGGCATTCAGTTCGAGGGCTATCTGTTCCAGTCCCGGTCAGCCGATCACTCGAACATCATCGAGGCTGCTCAACTGGCGTTTATGGCGATGGCCAATGGTATCTCGCCTGGTAATTTGCGCTGGTTTGACCCGGAAAGGGATTTTGTCTGGATCGCGGTAGACAATAGTCGGGTTCCCATGGACGCCCCAACGGTCGTGGCGCTCGCTAAGGCAGTTGCTGAGCGCAAGCAATCCCTGATTTACGCGGGGCGCCGATTAAAGGATATGGAGATTATCCCGAGCGATTACACCGACGATAAATGGTGGGGGTAG
- a CDS encoding gp53-like domain-containing protein translates to MTQYNRPNETVFASGAKPGELENFPDIARGWGIAFDQTDGIPPMEWFNALFKRSDEAVRYLLQKGISEWSPTEDYPIGAHVQESDKVWKAKVSSSGKRPSQTPSDWVETALSRDALVTLIQEQLGGIGIKVRVRVASTANLNLSGLQIIDGINVLDGDRVLVKNQNLEAANGIYVVSSTAWVRASDADSSNKVQPGMLIHIESGNSQLNSLWQLATDGPIVLGSTGLAFEMVAGYTGVNPGTYRSLTVDRYGRITAGNNPSTLADYGISAATQAEAEAGSDNFKPMTPLRVAQAIYVRLVQATESVLGLAKTATQAQTNAGTDDATIVTPKKLRAGFSASLGVNGYISFPSWLGGVIFQWGYYSGSLDDLTALITFPIPFPNLNMNVSVTADGGQSGAGYFVTAGAQKVSTAQFRLNGYGTNMPSIGYHWFAIGY, encoded by the coding sequence ATGACTCAATACAATCGCCCCAACGAGACGGTCTTCGCCTCGGGGGCCAAGCCTGGGGAGTTGGAAAACTTCCCTGATATCGCCCGTGGCTGGGGCATTGCTTTCGACCAGACTGACGGCATTCCGCCGATGGAGTGGTTCAACGCGCTGTTCAAGCGCAGTGATGAAGCTGTTCGTTATCTATTGCAGAAGGGCATTTCCGAATGGTCGCCAACAGAGGACTACCCGATAGGTGCTCATGTGCAAGAGAGCGACAAAGTGTGGAAAGCCAAGGTCAGTAGCTCTGGGAAGAGACCTTCTCAGACTCCTTCGGACTGGGTGGAGACTGCGCTGAGCCGAGACGCCTTGGTTACGCTGATCCAAGAGCAGTTAGGAGGTATTGGAATAAAGGTCCGAGTACGAGTGGCCAGTACCGCCAACCTCAACTTGAGTGGCTTGCAGATTATTGACGGAATTAATGTGCTCGATGGCGACAGGGTTCTAGTAAAAAATCAGAATCTGGAGGCGGCTAACGGGATTTATGTGGTGTCCTCAACCGCTTGGGTTCGTGCTAGTGACGCTGACAGCAGTAACAAAGTTCAACCAGGGATGCTGATTCATATCGAGAGCGGAAACTCCCAGCTCAATAGCCTCTGGCAACTGGCAACCGACGGACCAATTGTCTTGGGCTCTACTGGCCTTGCTTTCGAAATGGTAGCGGGCTACACCGGAGTTAATCCTGGTACCTATCGATCGCTTACAGTGGATCGCTACGGCCGCATAACTGCGGGTAATAACCCAAGCACATTGGCCGATTACGGTATCAGTGCTGCTACCCAAGCCGAAGCGGAGGCGGGCTCCGATAACTTCAAGCCGATGACGCCATTACGAGTCGCTCAAGCGATCTATGTTCGGCTTGTTCAGGCAACCGAGTCAGTGCTTGGCTTAGCTAAGACTGCAACTCAGGCACAGACCAACGCTGGCACGGACGATGCAACCATAGTTACGCCCAAGAAACTGCGGGCAGGATTTTCTGCGAGCTTGGGTGTCAACGGCTATATCTCTTTTCCTTCATGGCTTGGAGGGGTGATTTTCCAGTGGGGTTACTACAGTGGTTCCCTTGACGACTTGACTGCACTTATTACGTTTCCTATCCCCTTCCCGAATCTCAATATGAATGTTTCCGTAACCGCGGACGGTGGGCAATCAGGGGCGGGTTATTTTGTTACTGCTGGCGCACAAAAGGTGAGTACTGCGCAATTTCGATTGAACGGCTATGGGACCAACATGCCTTCCATTGGTTATCACTGGTTCGCAATCGGGTACTGA